The sequence ATTAGTATAAACCAGTACGGGCCAGTTGGGACTGGTTTGGACCAGTACTGAGCtatataaaccagtataaaccagtttagaccagtccctcccagtatctcccaatcccctcccagtccatcccagtccctcccaatcccctcccagtccctcccagtttatcccagtacCGTGATCCACCAGCCAGGCCATGCAGAGCGAGTTCAGTTTCTCATCGAAGAACTCCACGCCCTGGAGAGGGGGGGAGACACCAGTaaggaccagtataaaccagtatggaccagttaAGACTGGTATAGACCGATACAAACCAGTAggaaccagtacaaaccagtatgtACtggtataaaccagtataaaccgaGCTACGTCGCTACGGACTAATTCGAACCAACGTAAACCAGTGCacaccagtataaaccagtatggatcAGTGGGAACAAACCCCTCCCAGTCtcctcccagtatatcccagttcatcccagtgccTTTCAAcaccctcccagtccctcccagtccctcccagtttatcccagtccatcTCAGTGCCTCCAAATCCTCTCCCAGtgtatcccagtccctcccagtcccctcccagtgcccccataTGAGCCGATAACTCCAttccagtgcctcccagtccatcccagtgcctcccagtccctcccagtcccctcccagtccatcccagtaccCCTATACAAGCCCATAACTCCATTCCAGTGCCCCATACGCTGCTCCAGtctcctcccagtgcctcccagtccatcccagtcccctcccagtcccctcccagtccatcccagcgCCCCCATACAAGCCCATAACTCCACTCCGGTTCCCCATACAGTTTTCCAGtctcctcccagtgcctcccagtccatcccagtgcctcccagtccatcccagtgcctcccagtggctcccagtcTCACCAGCTGGCCGGCCAGCAGCGGCATGTACTCGATGATGGCCAGCCGGACCCTCCACTTGGCGTCCTCGGCCAGCTCCACGATGGCCGGGAGCAGCGACTGCGAGAGCTGCCGGATGCCGATCACCTCGTTCACGCAGTCCAGGTTGGAGATGATGTTCAGCCGCACCtcggggcactgggagggactgggagttactgggagggcactggaatggactgggacacactgggagttactgggtgggactgggagggcactgggacacactgggagttactgggtgGAAGCTGCAGTTCACAAAGTCACCACCAGGGGGAGCTGAAATAAACGCTGGGAGTGCattggggggaactgggagcaactgggagttactgggatgGATTGGGAAGGACTGGGAGTAACTGGGAGGAGCCTAGAGCTGCATATGAgcggactgggagggactgggagttactgggaggaGCCTAGAGCTGCATATGAgcagactgggagggactgggaggaactgggaggaaGCTGCAGTTCACAAAGTCACCACCAGGGGGAGCTGAAATAAACGCTGGGAGTGCATTGTGCgctcaggtgtgtgcccaggtgtgtgcccatgTGTATCCCtatgtgtgcccaggtgtgtgcccatgTGTATCCCtatgtgtgcccaggtgtgtgcccaggtgtgtgcccaggtgtgtgcccatgCGTTTCTAGGTGTTTCTatctgtgcccaggtgtgcccaggtgtgtgcccaggtgtgcccctcACCTCGTCcttgagctgtgccaggaacaGGGGCagcaggtgtgtgcccaggtgtttctatctgtgcccaggtgtgtgcccatgTGTTTCTAGGTGTTCCTatctgtgcccaggtgtgcccaggtgtgtgcccaggtgtgcccctcACCTCGTCcttgagctgtgccaggaacaGGGGCAGCAGGTGCTCCACCGTGTTGTCCTTGCCCAGGATGGGCGACAGCCCCATGATCACCGAGGCCAGCGCCGACTTCACGTGCTGGTTGGCATCCGacaccagctcctgcacaggtgggcacaggtgagcTCACCTGGACTCGGGGAGAGGCCTCTGAGGCCACGCGTGCCCACagggtgtgccccaggtgtgcccaagATGGGTCCCACCACTGCAGGTGTACCCAcaaggtgtgcccaggtgtgtcccaccACCCCATGGTGTGCCCACGTGTGTCCCcaaggtgcccccaggtgtccccccaggaATATCCAGGGTGCGCTCAGGTatatcccaggtgtgtcccaggtgcccccaggtgtgcccaggtgtgcccagatgCCCCCAGGTATATCCCAgatgcccccaggtgtgcccaggtgcccccaggtgtgcccaggtgcccccccaggtgtccccaggtgcccccaggtgtgcccaggtgcccccccaggtccccccaggtgtgcccaggtatgtccaggtgcccccaggtgtccctccaGGTATATCCCAGGTGTGGCCAGGTATATCCCAGATGCCCctaggtgtccccaggtgcccctCCAGGTatatcccaggtgtgcccaggtgtccccaggtgcccccccaggtgcccccaggtgtgcccaggtgcccccaggtgtgtcccaggtatATCCCAGATGCCCCCAGGTATGCCCAGGtgcccccccaggtgcccccaggtatatcccaggtgcccccagatgcccccaggtgtccccaggtgtgtcccaggtgcccCTCCAGGTatatcccaggtgtgcccaggtgtccccaggtgcccccccaggtgcccccaggtatatcccaggtgcccccaggtgcccccaggtatATCCCAGGTGCCCCCGggtgcccccaggtgtccccaggtgtccccaggtatatcccaggtgcccccaggtgtgcccaggtgcccccaggtatATCCCAgatgcccccaggtgtgcccaggtgcccccaggtatATCCCAgatgcccccaggtgtgcccaggtgcccccaggtgtgcccaggtgcccccaggtgctCACCTTGATGCAGGGCAGGATCTGGCCCATGATCACGGCCTCGCGGCAGTCGGGGGACAGGTTCTCACAGAACTCTGGGGACACCAAAGTTGGGTGGAAAAACGTCAAAATCGGGTTTGAGGACATCGAATTCGGGTCGAAGGACGCCAAATTTGGGTTAAAAACACCGAAAttgggctggggacaccaaaTTTGGGGTGAAGAACGTCAAAATTGGGTCGAGGACATCAAAATTGGACCAGGGCACCAAATTTGGGTTGAAAAACACCGAAATTGGGTTGGGGACACCAAGGTTGGGTTGAAAACCACTGAAATTGGGTTGGGGACACCAAATTTGGGGTGAAAGACACCAAAGTTGGGTTGGAGACACCCAAATTATGTCGAGGACGCCAAATTTGGGTTGGGGACGTCAAAATTGGGTTGGAGAACGTAAAAATTGGGTTGGGGACTCCAAATTTGGGTTGAAAAACACCGAAATTGGgttaaaaacactgaaattgGGTTGGGGACACCGAAATTGGGTTGAAGAACATCAAAATTGggttggggacaccagggacaggctggggacaccgaAATGGGGATAAAAACACCAGAATTGGGTTAAAACCACTGAAATTGGGTTGGGGACACAGAAATTGGGTGAAAAACGCCAAAATTGGGTTGGGGACAACAAGGTTGGgttaaaaacactgaaattgGGTTGGGGAACACCAAAATTGGATTGAAGAACATCGAAACTGGGTTGGGGACAACAAGGTTGGGTTAAAAACACCGAAATTGGGTTGGGGACACAGAAATTGGGATAAAACCACTGAAATTGGGTTGAGGACATCAAAGTCGGGTtgaaaaacagtgaaattgGGTTGCggacagcagggacagtttGGGGACACCGAAATTAGGTAAAAAACACCGAAATTGGGTTGAAGAACATCGAAACCGGGTTGGGGAACCCgaggttgggttttgggggggttttggggcattttggggcctCGTggtgggggagggggtgggTGTGGCCGCTGACCTTTGACCTTGTGGGAGGCGGCCGCGCGCACCTCGGCCTCGCAGTCCTTCATGAGGCTCTGGAAGGCGCCCACCAGGTCGGTCTTGGTGATCTCGGGGCCCACGGCGCGCTGCAGCTGCGGGGGCACGGCCCAGGTGCgtccaggtgtgccccaggtgtgcccaggtgtgccccaggtgtgcccaggtgtgccccaggtgcgtccaggtgtgccccaggtgtgcccaggtgttccccaggtgtgcccaggtgtgccccaggtgcgtccaggtgtgccccaggtgtgcccaggtgcgtccaggtgtgccccaggtgtgcccaggtgtgtcccaggtattacccaggtgtacccaggtgtgtgtccaggtgtgtgccagatgtgcccaggtgtgccccaggtattacccaggtgtgtccaggtgtgccccaggtgtgtcccaggtgtgtcccccagAGgtcccaaaatgccccaaacccgttccaaaccaccccaaatccatccccagGTGCGTCCCCAAACATCTCCCAGAGttcccaaacctccccaaaacccaccccaggtgtgcccaggtgactccagctgtgtccccaaaaACATCTCCCAGAGTTCCCAAAACGCCTcaaacccatcccaaacccccccccaacCCTCCCCAGGTGCgcccaggtgccccccagctgtgctcaggtgaCTCCAGGTGTGTCCCTAAACAGCTCCTaaacctccccaaaccccccaaaacccatcccaaaccccccccaaccctccccaggtgtgcccaggtgtgcccaggtgtgcccaggtgcatCCCCAAACATCCCCCAGAGTTCCTaaacctccccaaaccccccaaaacccatcccaaaccccccccagaACCCaccccaggtgccccccaggtgtgcccaggtgccgCCCAGGTGCGCGCCCACCTCGGTGAACTTGTCGGCCACCATGTAGCGCACGCGCCAGGACTTGTCCTCGGCCGCCTGGCGCAGCGTGGGCATCACCAGCCCCTCGAGCTCCTCCTGCGGCAGCAGCTGCGCGATGCTCACGCACGCCTCCACCGCCAGCAGCCGCACCGAGTCCTGCGCAGGTGGGCACAGGTAAcccccaggtgagccccaggtgtgctcaggtaacccccaggtgggcacaggtaacccccaggtgagccccaggtgtgctcaggtaacccccaggtgggcacaggtaacccccaggtgagccccaggtgtgctcaggtaactcccaggtgtgcacaggtgagccccaggtgtgcacaggtgagccccaggtgtgctcaggtaactcccaggtgtgctcaggtaacccccaggtgtgcacaggtgagccccaggtgtgcccaggtcccccccagcctcctccaggtgtgcccaggtcccccccaggtgtgcccaaaatccccccagctgcccccaggtGCGCCCAGGTAACCCCGAGGTGCTCCCAGGCATGCCCAGGCTCCCTTGAGGTGTGCCCAGgtcccccccagctccctccaggtgtgcccaaacccctcccaggtgtgcccaaacccctcccaggtgcccccaggtgacCTCCAGGTGCGCCCAGGTAACCCCGAGGTGCTCCCAGGCATGCCCAGGCtcccctcaggtgtgcccaggtcccccccagctccctccaggtGTGCCCAAACCCCTCCCAGGTGCCCCCATGTgcgcccaggtgtgcccaggtgcgcCGTACCTGCTCGTCGGAGGCCAGGTTGGAGAACATGGGGATGATCTCGCTCTTGAcgtgctccagctccagcaccttgGCGAACTCGCCCAGCTTGGAGGCGGCCGCGCGCCGCACCATGGGCGTGTCGTCCGAGCACAGGTTCCGGAAGTACCTGTGGGCACACCTGGGcgtcacctgggcacacctgggggcacctgggcacacctgagtaCTACCAGGTACAGTTGGGTATGGCCTCGATATACCTAAGGGTCACCTATGGGCTTCTGGAAGTACCCGCGGGCACACCTGGGtgtcacctgggcacacctgagtaCACCTGGGGGGCATCTGGGTACAGGTACAGCTGGGCATGGTCCAGGTACACCTAAGGGTCACCTATGGGCATCTGGAAGTACCTgcgggcacacctgggggcacctggggacagctggggggcACCTGAGTACACCTGGGATGGGTTGGTGACCTTGTGGTCGCCCCAATGACCCCACACCCATTCCAATGACCCCGTGGTCACCTCAATGACCCCACACCCATTCCAATGACCCCATGGTCACCTCAATGACCCCACACCCACCTCAATGACCCCGTGGTCACCTCGCTGACCCTGTGGTCACTTCAATGACCCCACAGCCATCCCAATGACCAATGACCCTATGGTCACCTCAATGACCCCACACCCACCTCAATGACCCCACGGTCACCCCAATGGCCCCAAGGATGGACTGGTCACCTCACTGACCCCAAGGATGGATTGGTCACCCCAATGACCCCATGGTCACCTCACTGACCCCAAGGATGGATTGGTCACCCCAATGGCCCCAAGGATGGACTGGTCACCCCAATGACCTCAAGGATGGATTGGTCACCCCAATGGTCCCATGGTCACCCCAATAACCCTATGGTCACTTCAATGGCCCCATGGTCACCTCAATGACCCCAAGGATGGATTGGTCATCCCAATGACCCCGTGGTCACCTCACTGACCCCAAGGATGGATTGGTCACCCCAATGACCCTATGGCCACCTCAATGACCCCATGCCCATCTCaatgaccccaaacccatcTCACTGACCCCATGGCCACCCCAATGGCCCCACGGTCACCCCACTGACCCCATGCCCATCTCAATGACCCCATGCCCATCTCAATGACCCCATACCCATCTCAGTGACCCCGCGGCCACCCCAATGACCCCGCGGCCACCCCAGCGGTCACTCACTGGCGCAGCTCGGCCTTGACCGGGCTGGACACTCGCGGGTAGCAGACGCTGAAGAGGCCGCAGGCCGAGGTGCGCGACGTGAACCAATCCCCTCCGGCCAGGCGCTTGACCAGCGGCACAAAGTGACCCTCGAGGTCCGGCGGGGAGTGCTCGTGGGACACGGCCCGCAGCGACTCCACCGCCTTGTCCCGCACCACCGTCTCCTCCACCGTGGCCAGGCTCTCCAGCGGCGGCTGCGGGTGAGGACGGGCGGGGGCACGGAGGGGGTCAGGCGGACGCAGGACGGGCGGGCGGACGTGGGATGGACAGAAGAACAtgggatggacagatggacacaggGTGGTCAGAGGGACGTGAGATGGACAGAGGAACAGGGGATGGACAGAGGAATATAGCATAGACAGATGGACACAAGGTGGTCAGATGGACAtgggatggacagatggacacaggGTGGTcagatggacagatggatgTGGGATGGACGGAGGAACACAGGGTGGTCAGAGGGACACAGGATGGACAGAGGAACATGGGATGGACAGGTGGACACAGGGTGGTCAGAGGGATAtgggatggacggatggatgtgggatggacggatggatgtgggatggacggatggatgtgGGATGGACAGAGGAACAtgggatggacagatggacacaggGTGGTCAGATGGACAgaggatggacagatggacagagaGTGGTCAGAAGGACAcaggatggacagatggacgtgggatggacagatggacacaggGTGGTCAGATGGACACAGGATGGTCAGATGGAAGtgggatggacagatggacacaggGTGGTCAGATGAATGtgggatggacagatggacacaggGTGGTCAGACGGATGTGGGATGGTCAGAGGAACATAgcatggacagatggacacaggatggacagatggacacaggGTGGTCAGGTGGACACAGCATGGACAGATGGACGTGGGACAGACAGAGAGATACAGGGTGGTCAGAGCCACGTGGGATGGACAAATCCACGCGGCACGGACAGATGGACAGGGGGTGGACACGGGATGGGGGTTCAGAGCTCCCACGTGCGTTTtagccctgcccaggtgtgttttGATGTTCTCCAGGTGCGTTTGGAGGTtccccccaggtgtgtttttGTCCCCCCCCCCAGATGAGTTTTTGGGTTTCCCAGGTGAGTTTTTCTCCCCCCCAggtgacttttttcccccccacgTGAGTTTTTGGGTTCTCCAGGTgtattttggggttccccagggGCGTTTTTATCCCCCCCAGGTGAGTTTTTCTCCTACCAGCAGGCAGTGCACGAACTCGGGTCCCCCCACGAGGGCGGTGAAGgtgcccagctgctctgccagggccagcagcacctcGTCCTCATCGTAGATGGTGTCTGTGACCGCACAGGTGACACACCTGTCACTCACCTGGCCCCCTGACACCTTTCAATCACCCCCACGCCCCGCCCACCACCCAAAACCCCACCCACAATCCCAAATCTGGGCTATTTTTTGCGTTTCCAGGGGAATTTTGTGACCTCCCCGCCCCCACATGGATTCTGGGGATCCCTCCCACCCAAATTTTGGGAGTTTTCCCCTCAAATTTTAGGAATTTCCCCTCAAGTTTTGGGAAATTCCCCTCAAATTTTGGTACCGGTGAGGAAAGGGAGGAGCTCGCTGCGGGTTCGCTCCACGCCCAGTGCCAGCGCGATGGTTGAGAGCTTCTTGATGCTGTTGAGGcgcagctgggaaagggaaaatgggagaaaatcagga is a genomic window of Molothrus aeneus isolate 106 unplaced genomic scaffold, BPBGC_Maene_1.0 scaffold_328, whole genome shotgun sequence containing:
- the PPP2R1A gene encoding serine/threonine-protein phosphatase 2A 65 kDa regulatory subunit A alpha isoform — translated: MAAADGDDSLYPIAVLIDELRNEDVQLRLNSIKKLSTIALALGVERTRSELLPFLTDTIYDEDEVLLALAEQLGTFTALVGGPEFVHCLLPPLESLATVEETVVRDKAVESLRAVSHEHSPPDLEGHFVPLVKRLAGGDWFTSRTSACGLFSVCYPRVSSPVKAELRQYFRNLCSDDTPMVRRAAASKLGEFAKVLELEHVKSEIIPMFSNLASDEQDSVRLLAVEACVSIAQLLPQEELEGLVMPTLRQAAEDKSWRVRYMVADKFTELQRAVGPEITKTDLVGAFQSLMKDCEAEVRAAASHKVKEFCENLSPDCREAVIMGQILPCIKELVSDANQHVKSALASVIMGLSPILGKDNTVEHLLPLFLAQLKDECPEVRLNIISNLDCVNEVIGIRQLSQSLLPAIVELAEDAKWRVRLAIIEYMPLLAGQLGVEFFDEKLNSLCMAWLVDHVYAIREAATSNLRKLVERFGHTWAQGTIVPKVLAMAADPNYLHRMTTLFCINVLSEVCGQEVTTTQMLPTVLRMAADAVANVRFNVAKSLQRIGPILDSGTLQTEVKPVLEKLTQDQDVDVKYFAQEALTVLALA